CTGTTTGACCTGCCGCGAATCCAGCGCGTGCTGGCCTTGATGCGGGTACAGCTCAATCCGAAAGATGAAGTCAGTTTACAGGCTCTGGTCAAGGAATATCTCGACGATCTGTTGTTTCACAAAGTCGAAGCCCTGGCGCGGTCGTGCGGCTCGCTTCGTCTGGCGCTCTGGAAGCGGTTGAATGCCAGCGACGGTGATCATGCCGAGCGGCGTCAGATTGGCCGGGTGGTCGGAATGCTTTCGACGGCCAAAGCCCTGTATGAAATGCAGCCCGGACTTTCGCTCAGCGAATGGGTCCAGGCGCTCAATCTCTACCTTGAAGCCGAAGTCGTGCAGCGGGTTCAGGACACGGCCAGCCAGCAAGATATGCAGCGGATTTGTGACCCGCTCGGAATTCCGGCGCTTGAAACAGCGGCGCGATGGCTCGAACGGCTTGGAATGCGTCACGGTGTACTCGTGATTGCTGCCACCGATGAAGCCAACGAACTGGCGGCGGCGTTTCTGCTCAAGCCGCTGCTGGCGAATGCCCCGTTTGGTGTCAGCACCTGGCGGGCAATCGAGGTCAATCCAGTACCAAAAGGCAAACCGATGCTGCTCCTGGCACTTGATCCGGAAGCCGAAAAAGAAGTGCTGCACCATCATCAGTTTATTGCGATTCTGGCCGTGACGACGGTTGATTCGCCGCTTCCAAAATCCAATCCGCCCAAACGCAACCTGCCGACCAGACTGATTCCAGCCGGTGAAGCCGGGCCGCAGCCTTCGATGTTTGTCACGCTGTGGAAACTGGGCCAGGCGTATCAGGGCTTGCGGAGCAATGTGTTTTTGCCTGATTACACCGCTGTGGATATTGAAACGACTGATCTTGACCTTGAACGCTGTGACATTGTCGAACTGGCTGCCGTGCGGGTACGCAATGGTCAGGTCGTGGCTGAATTTTCCGAATTGCTCAAGCCATCTGTTCCCATCAGTCCACAGGCCGAAGCCGTGCATCATATCAGCGCCTCAATGGTGGCGACTGCCCCGACGTTTGAACAGGTCGCGGCTGAATTTCGGGCCTTCATTGGTTCTGACACGCTGGTGGCGCACAACGGACTTGGGTTTGATTTCCCAATCCTGATGCGGCGGCTCCGAACGGCAGCACAGGCCGCACAACAGCCAGTCCAGGGGCTTGAGAATGCGTTTTTCGACACGCTTCCGATGGCTCGCCAGCTTTATCCGGACGCCAAAAAAGCCACGCTCGAATCACTGGCTGCGCGGTTTGAAGTTGACCCCGGCTCCAGTCATCGTGCGCTGGGCGATACGCGCACGCTGGCGCTGGTTTTTGAACGGATGAAAACTGACTATGCCGAAGCCCAGCGGGCCCGCAACGGCTTTGACACGCTCGGATGTCTGGCCGTGGCGATGCTGCTGGAAATGGATGAACTTTCAGCCGAGAAATCGCCGCTCTTCCGACTTGGCCGCCGCCAGTGGACCTCGGAAAATACCGAAGATCTGGTCAAAACCCTGGCAACGGCGGCTGAAGGCCGGGATGATGGCAGCGGCGAGCAATTGCAGGCGGCGTGGCACATGGTGATTCAGGAATGTGCCGACAGTCAGTTGTCACGCGATGCCGCCCAGGAAACGGAAAGTTATCTGCGGTTTCTGGAACTCCTCAAACGCTATGACGGGCGACCGCTGGCCGAAGTGATCCAGGAATTCGTTGATTTTACGCGTCTCTTTCAGCAGCAGGATGGTTGGAAAGAACGCAATGCCGTGACATTGATGACGATTCACGCCGCGAAGGGCCTGGAATTTCCCTTTGTGTGGATTGCCGGTGTTGATCAGGGCGTGATTCCGACCTATCAGGCAATCAAGGCCGAAGGCAAGCTCCGGGCGGCCAAAGTTGATGAAGAACGTCGTCTGCTCTATGTCGCGATGACTCGGGCACAAACCAAACTCATGCTTTCCTTTGCCCATCAGCGCAAGGGAATGGACACCGGCCCGTCCGAATTTTTGCGGAGCCTGTGACACGGAAAGCTTTGGAGTGCGGTGACTTGTCACCGCTTTTCCATACAGCGACTTGTCGCTGCTTTTCGGTGGTTCCAGGTTGAGGAAGTTGCTATTGAAAGGAGATCCCGTGGTGAAGAAAAAAACACCTCGTCAGTTAAAGGCGTTGACTCCGAAACCAGTTGAAACGCCGGAAGAATCACCTGGGCGGCTTTTGAACGATATTCGCTTCTTAATCGAAGAAACCCGTGGAAGAATCGCTCGGGCGGTGAATTCCGCGTTGGTTTTACTGAACTGGCACATTGGTCATCGAATCCAAACTGAAATTTTAGGACACGAACGTGCCGGTTACGGTGATCAGGTTATTAAATTTCTGTCAGAAAAACTGACGGCTGAATATGGCCCTGGCTACACACGAACAGCTCTTTCGCGAATGGTTCAATTCACTGAGAGGTTTCCTCAAATAGAGATTGTCGCGACACTGTCGCAACAA
The Acidobacteriota bacterium DNA segment above includes these coding regions:
- a CDS encoding UvrD-helicase domain-containing protein, with protein sequence MSEDFSTAFLTPAQKMAVTAPLESRLVLAGPGTGKTRTLVHRVAYLISELRLPAESLLAVTYTNKATEEMRHRLRRMVPDDAQRLSVGTFHSFCIRVLRQHYEALNMPKHFAVTDERGQLSVLQKVVPTLRDTNDAKRLLGQLSSWRMSEAAQRSSLTDFQEETLKKYLTELRRQALIDFDDILLLTFKLFHKHADVLKHQQAQYQSILVDEFQDTDLLQYRILKQLTGLQTPVFAVADDDQSIFAWRGANPENLRQFVAEYLSSDSEPHVIKLEANYRCSGSIVAAANRMIAPSLRLFDKVPTAVNETGGPVEVREFDTDQEEAEAIAQEIEDLVQDPGQNLTYRDLAILYRRHQIGEVLELTLLSHGIPCQVVRGASLFDLPRIQRVLALMRVQLNPKDEVSLQALVKEYLDDLLFHKVEALARSCGSLRLALWKRLNASDGDHAERRQIGRVVGMLSTAKALYEMQPGLSLSEWVQALNLYLEAEVVQRVQDTASQQDMQRICDPLGIPALETAARWLERLGMRHGVLVIAATDEANELAAAFLLKPLLANAPFGVSTWRAIEVNPVPKGKPMLLLALDPEAEKEVLHHHQFIAILAVTTVDSPLPKSNPPKRNLPTRLIPAGEAGPQPSMFVTLWKLGQAYQGLRSNVFLPDYTAVDIETTDLDLERCDIVELAAVRVRNGQVVAEFSELLKPSVPISPQAEAVHHISASMVATAPTFEQVAAEFRAFIGSDTLVAHNGLGFDFPILMRRLRTAAQAAQQPVQGLENAFFDTLPMARQLYPDAKKATLESLAARFEVDPGSSHRALGDTRTLALVFERMKTDYAEAQRARNGFDTLGCLAVAMLLEMDELSAEKSPLFRLGRRQWTSENTEDLVKTLATAAEGRDDGSGEQLQAAWHMVIQECADSQLSRDAAQETESYLRFLELLKRYDGRPLAEVIQEFVDFTRLFQQQDGWKERNAVTLMTIHAAKGLEFPFVWIAGVDQGVIPTYQAIKAEGKLRAAKVDEERRLLYVAMTRAQTKLMLSFAHQRKGMDTGPSEFLRSL